The proteins below come from a single Biomphalaria glabrata chromosome 10, xgBioGlab47.1, whole genome shotgun sequence genomic window:
- the LOC106050240 gene encoding cathepsin D-like — translation MKLVYVLLLALAAFVDCNAELKRIQLHRMETIRSRLDRLQTSQLQKLLFTKYTDPHFEPIKNYMDAQYYGVIGVGTPEQQFKVVFDTGSSNLWVPSSKCKPSDIACLVHNKYDSSRSSTYVANGTAFAIQYAKGELSGFLSTDTVDVSGVVVQNCTFAEATQEPGATFVLAAFDGILGLAYKSIAVDDVTPFFVQAVQQGAVDEAVFSFYLGNDPKASVGGELVLGGIDSKLYTGSITYAPVVEERFYSILVSGIEVGGSGAGYCGDDGCKGVVDTGTSLLSGPTEQVADINQKIGAIAGPGGVYILPDCNKIPSLPNVTYTIQGRQFVLTPQQYILVQKVLTQTQCVSGFMGLDVPPPAGPLWILGDLFISEYYTIFDMAQSRVGFADVNRPSQ, via the exons ATGaaacttgtttatgttttgttgctGGCATTAGCTGCCTTCGTTGACTGCAATGCTGAACTTAAAAG AATCCAGCTTCATAGAATGGAGACTATTAGAAGTCGACTAGACAGACTCCAGACCAGTCAACTCCAGAAACTCCTGTTTACTAAGTACACAGACCCACACTTTGAGCCAATCAAGAACTACATGGAT GCTCAGTACTACGGCGTTATTGGCGTTGGTACACCCGAGCAACAGTTCAAAGTCGTCTTCGATACAGGATCCTCCAACCTGTGGGTGCCATCCTCCAAGTGCAAACCTTCAGATATCGCTTGCT TGGTACACAATAAGTATGACAGTTCAAGGTCTTCTACTTATGTGGCTAACGGCACTGCATTTGCCATCCAGTACGCCAAGGGAGAACTGAGTGGATTTCTGAGTACAGACACAGTCGAC GTGTCTGGGGTTGTAGTACAGAACTGCACATTTGCCGAAGCCACACAGGAACCTGGGGCAACTTTTGTCCTCGCGGCGTTTGATGGCATCCTGGGATTGGCTTACAAGTCTATCGCCGTGGATGACGTCACTCCATTCTTTGTCCAAGCCGTCCAACAAGGAGCTGTGGACGAGGCTGTGTTCTCGTTTTACTTGGGAAA TGACCCTAAAGCTTCAGTTGGTGGAGAATTGGTTCTTGGTGGCATTGATAGTAAGCTGTACACTGGCTCTATTACATACGCTCCAGTGGTTGAAGAGCGATTCTACTCAATACTTGTATCTGG AATTGAAGTTGGTGGTTCAGGGGCAGGTTACTGTGGAGATGACGGATGTAAAGGAGTTGTCGATACTGGCACTTCCCTTTTGTCTGGTCCCACTGAACAAGTGGCTGACATTAACCAGAAAATCGGTGCAATAGCTGGACCTGGCGGAGTG TATATTTTACCCGACTGCAACAAAATACCATCGCTACCAAACGTCACTTACACAATTCAAGGAAGACAATTCGTTCTTACTCCACAACAGTACATACTTGTC CAAAAAGTGTTGACCCAGACTCAATGCGTGAGTGGTTTCATGGGATTGGACGTACCACCCCCAGCTGGTCCTCTCTGGATTCTTGGCGATCTGTTTATTTCTGAGTACTACACCATCTTCGACATGGCACAAAGCAGAGTTGGATTTGCAGACGTGAATAGACCATCACAATAG